The proteins below are encoded in one region of Holophagaceae bacterium:
- a CDS encoding DNA translocase FtsK 4TM domain-containing protein: protein MASVFALILLLSLLSYHPTDPMPFSSGNLGQPVHNLCGTFGAILAGIMMTLVGSGSWLVPVYILWECWVPPADGEDARWLARLAPRLAWLSLAFVLWTALGALGVRKFSLGDGMSPMDLRWGGWLGSVLFPPLYRLLGWGLPIVLTVLFLLSALVLAPALTRAGASLLARWMGEKAWPLLKPLPMRGAKGVHTGVRGFIGMVKRPFLKNEGVENLPDFDVQDARQLAFIAEQQRLLEEQSAALSRAEWESAEFRRMHPEIPQELSYPVIHSVNLEGMDLSPSDILMTQSNEPVERLPHPVKPALLRNLPPPPTPRKPLVQARTMTDKYGRVSEQQPLPLMEPTPAKPLNGPNGALPTIHSMTASGKVKPALNSIADRVELPPRRLFDPPALHHRLDPKDLEATRDLIGQKLAEFKVKGLMVGMQPGPVVTVYEFQPDPGVPLAKVLGMEDDLALALKAEAVRIDRIPGKNLVGIEVPNTHRETITFREVLDSPAFRDPRSKDGTSLLLLAMGKDIAGAPIVADLTRMPHLLIGGSTGSGKSVGVNAMICSILMRALPAEVKLILVDPKMVELGVYEDIPHLWAPVVTDMKEAGRVLKWVVAQMEDRYRRLALLSVRNLEQFNAKINSAGGIVELGDRTPNPRWLDRPAVLEPLPFVVVVIDELADLMMVARSEVEDSIARIAQKARAVGIHLILATQRPSVDIVTGVIKANLPSRLSYRVNTKIDSRTILDSSGGEQLLGKGDALFLAPGSARPHRIHAPFLTEEETLGLVTWLKERGRPAYNQALISAMETDEEQVAEEGGEATLNGDSDIYLRAVAVVKRERKASTSLLQRKLNIGYGRAARLIDRMEDEGIVGPDRGAGKPREVLVGDE from the coding sequence GTGGCATCAGTGTTCGCGCTGATCCTGCTGTTGTCGCTCCTGAGCTACCACCCCACGGACCCGATGCCATTCTCCTCGGGCAATCTGGGGCAGCCCGTGCACAACCTCTGCGGCACCTTCGGCGCCATCCTGGCGGGCATCATGATGACCTTGGTGGGCTCAGGCTCCTGGCTGGTGCCCGTCTACATCCTATGGGAGTGCTGGGTGCCGCCGGCCGATGGCGAAGATGCCCGGTGGCTGGCCCGCCTCGCGCCACGCCTCGCCTGGTTGTCCCTGGCCTTCGTGCTGTGGACCGCCCTCGGCGCGCTGGGTGTCCGGAAGTTTTCCCTCGGCGATGGCATGAGCCCCATGGACCTGCGATGGGGCGGCTGGCTCGGGTCGGTCCTGTTCCCGCCTTTGTACCGGCTCCTAGGTTGGGGCCTGCCCATCGTGTTGACGGTGCTGTTCCTGCTTTCGGCGCTCGTCCTTGCGCCCGCCCTCACCCGCGCCGGCGCCTCGCTGCTGGCCAGGTGGATGGGCGAAAAGGCCTGGCCTCTGCTGAAGCCGCTGCCCATGCGCGGCGCCAAGGGGGTCCACACGGGCGTGCGCGGATTCATCGGGATGGTGAAACGGCCCTTCCTGAAAAACGAAGGAGTGGAGAATCTGCCGGATTTCGATGTGCAGGATGCCCGGCAGCTGGCCTTCATCGCCGAGCAGCAGCGGCTGCTGGAAGAGCAATCCGCGGCGCTTTCGAGGGCCGAATGGGAATCCGCGGAATTCCGCCGGATGCATCCCGAGATCCCGCAGGAGCTCTCCTACCCCGTCATCCATTCCGTGAACCTGGAAGGGATGGATTTGTCGCCTTCGGACATTCTGATGACCCAATCGAATGAGCCGGTCGAGCGCCTGCCGCACCCGGTCAAACCCGCGCTGCTTCGGAACCTGCCGCCTCCCCCCACCCCGCGGAAACCGCTGGTGCAGGCCCGGACCATGACCGACAAATACGGCCGGGTCTCCGAGCAGCAGCCCCTGCCGCTGATGGAGCCCACGCCAGCCAAACCCCTGAATGGGCCCAACGGCGCGCTGCCGACCATCCACTCCATGACGGCCTCCGGGAAAGTGAAACCGGCTCTTAATTCCATCGCGGACCGCGTGGAGCTTCCGCCCCGCCGGCTCTTCGACCCCCCCGCCCTGCATCACCGGCTGGACCCGAAGGACCTGGAAGCCACGCGCGATCTCATCGGCCAGAAGCTCGCCGAATTCAAGGTGAAGGGGCTGATGGTGGGGATGCAGCCGGGTCCGGTGGTCACGGTCTACGAATTCCAGCCGGATCCTGGCGTGCCCCTGGCGAAAGTGCTGGGCATGGAGGACGACCTGGCGCTGGCGCTGAAGGCCGAAGCCGTGCGCATCGACCGCATCCCGGGCAAGAACCTCGTGGGCATCGAGGTCCCCAACACGCACCGGGAGACCATCACCTTCCGCGAGGTGCTGGATTCGCCCGCCTTCCGCGACCCCCGCAGCAAGGATGGCACGTCGCTCCTGCTGCTCGCCATGGGCAAGGACATCGCGGGCGCTCCGATCGTCGCCGATCTCACGCGCATGCCGCACCTGCTCATCGGCGGCAGCACCGGCAGCGGCAAGAGCGTCGGCGTCAACGCCATGATCTGCTCCATCCTGATGCGGGCGCTGCCCGCGGAGGTGAAACTCATCCTGGTGGACCCGAAGATGGTGGAGCTGGGCGTCTACGAGGACATCCCGCACCTCTGGGCGCCGGTGGTCACGGACATGAAGGAGGCGGGCCGGGTGCTGAAATGGGTCGTGGCGCAGATGGAGGACCGCTACCGGCGGCTGGCGCTCCTGAGCGTGCGCAACCTCGAGCAGTTCAATGCGAAGATCAACAGCGCGGGCGGCATCGTGGAGCTGGGCGACCGCACGCCGAACCCGCGCTGGCTGGACCGCCCGGCGGTGCTGGAGCCGCTGCCCTTCGTCGTCGTGGTCATCGACGAGCTGGCGGACCTGATGATGGTGGCGCGCAGCGAGGTGGAGGACAGCATCGCCCGCATCGCCCAGAAAGCCCGCGCCGTGGGCATCCATCTGATTTTGGCCACGCAGCGCCCGAGCGTGGACATCGTCACCGGCGTCATCAAGGCCAATCTGCCCTCGCGCCTGAGCTACCGCGTGAACACGAAGATCGATTCCCGCACCATCCTGGACAGCAGCGGCGGCGAACAGCTCCTCGGCAAGGGGGACGCGCTGTTCCTGGCCCCCGGGAGCGCGCGGCCCCACCGGATCCATGCGCCCTTCCTCACCGAGGAGGAAACCCTGGGCCTGGTGACCTGGCTCAAGGAGCGGGGCCGGCCGGCCTACAACCAGGCGCTCATCAGCGCCATGGAAACGGACGAGGAGCAGGTCGCCGAAGAGGGCGGCGAAGCGACCTTGAACGGCGACAGCGATATCTACCTGCGCGCCGTGGCCGTGGTGAAGCGAGAGCGCAAGGCCAGCACGAGCCTGCTCCAGCGGAAGCTCAACATCGGCTACGGCCGCGCCGCACGGCTCATCGACCGCATGGAAGATGAGGGCATCGTCGGTCCCGACCGCGGCGCCGGCAAGCCCCGCGAAGTGCTCGTGGGCGATGAATGA
- the pip gene encoding prolyl aminopeptidase encodes MSLRKDPLTWLYPPIEPYRTGRLKVSDLHELYFEESGNPDGKPVIFLHGGPGGGTSPKNRCYFDPRRYRIILMDQRGCGQSAPYAEIRENTTWDLVEDIEALRKHLAIARWQVFGGSWGSTLALAYAQKYPGAVSEMVLRGIFMVRDYEIDWFYRGGGVSKVFPELWEDYLAAIPEAERGDLVAAYAKRLFSEDPEINLPAAKAWSLWEGATSKLLPDAAFAASYGQDDSTLAFARIECHYFVNKGFLEREDQLLADVPKIRHIPCVIVQGRYDMVCPMQNAWDLHRAWPESELIIVPDAGHSAMEAGNSKALVAATDRFAGFHSS; translated from the coding sequence ATGTCCCTTCGCAAAGACCCTCTCACTTGGCTCTATCCACCCATCGAGCCCTACAGGACGGGCCGGCTGAAGGTCTCGGATCTGCATGAGCTTTATTTCGAGGAAAGCGGGAACCCGGACGGCAAGCCCGTGATCTTTCTTCATGGCGGGCCCGGTGGCGGAACAAGCCCCAAGAACCGCTGCTACTTCGATCCCCGCCGGTACCGCATCATCCTCATGGACCAGCGCGGCTGCGGGCAGAGCGCACCCTATGCGGAGATCCGGGAGAATACCACCTGGGATCTGGTGGAGGACATCGAGGCCCTGCGCAAGCATTTAGCCATCGCCCGGTGGCAGGTTTTTGGCGGTTCCTGGGGCTCGACCCTGGCGCTCGCCTATGCGCAAAAATATCCAGGAGCGGTGTCGGAGATGGTGCTCCGCGGCATCTTCATGGTCCGGGACTATGAAATCGACTGGTTCTATCGGGGGGGCGGCGTTTCCAAAGTATTCCCCGAACTTTGGGAGGACTACCTCGCGGCCATCCCCGAGGCCGAACGCGGGGACCTGGTGGCGGCCTACGCCAAGCGGCTCTTCAGCGAGGATCCGGAGATCAACCTCCCCGCCGCCAAGGCCTGGAGCCTCTGGGAGGGCGCCACCAGCAAACTGCTTCCGGATGCGGCCTTCGCGGCGAGCTATGGACAGGACGACAGCACCCTGGCCTTCGCGCGCATCGAGTGCCACTACTTCGTGAACAAGGGATTCCTGGAACGCGAAGACCAGCTCTTGGCGGATGTCCCCAAAATCCGCCACATCCCTTGCGTCATCGTCCAGGGCCGCTACGACATGGTGTGCCCAATGCAGAACGCCTGGGATCTGCATCGCGCCTGGCCCGAATCCGAATTGATCATCGTTCCCGACGCGGGCCACAGCGCCATGGAAGCGGGCAATTCAAAGGCTCTGGTCGCCGCCACCGACCGCTTCGCGGGGTTTCATTCCTCGTAG
- a CDS encoding DUF4124 domain-containing protein codes for MIRRRFSIFMLLVSVLGFPGSDLHAQKPAPAQSQIYRWKDAKGKLYITTTPPPPGAKALDIPPEQNTKAPELPKPLPRPGPVQLAAPPNQPLSESQRGFWELLAQSLGDARAKGDRMELEEAADRIFNDSFWGNGLWVLPVLPLASLLLLVLLGWLLASNLKGAAKGLVMLLFVVLGFGAAQVTLARFVYRAQVQRLTGNLMLLELNLGGGKSLSPEHKEALDARLRDLSDGTRATAFPWRYIQDAVAMRQALRQMVVDP; via the coding sequence ATGATCAGGCGGCGGTTCTCCATCTTCATGCTTCTGGTTTCAGTCCTGGGATTCCCCGGTTCGGACCTCCACGCCCAGAAACCTGCGCCGGCCCAGTCCCAGATCTACCGCTGGAAGGACGCCAAAGGAAAGCTCTACATCACCACCACGCCGCCCCCGCCGGGGGCCAAGGCGCTGGATATCCCGCCCGAACAGAACACCAAGGCCCCGGAGCTTCCCAAGCCCTTGCCCAGACCGGGTCCGGTGCAACTCGCCGCGCCGCCGAACCAGCCGCTCTCGGAATCCCAGCGGGGATTCTGGGAGCTGCTCGCCCAGAGCCTCGGCGATGCGCGGGCGAAGGGCGACCGCATGGAACTGGAGGAAGCCGCGGACCGGATCTTCAATGACAGTTTCTGGGGCAACGGCCTTTGGGTGCTGCCTGTGCTCCCCTTGGCCTCGTTGCTGCTGCTGGTGCTGCTCGGCTGGCTCCTGGCTTCCAATTTGAAGGGAGCGGCGAAGGGCCTGGTGATGCTCCTTTTCGTGGTGCTGGGGTTCGGCGCCGCGCAGGTGACGCTGGCGCGCTTCGTATACAGGGCCCAGGTCCAGCGCCTGACCGGCAATCTGATGCTGCTGGAACTTAATCTCGGCGGCGGGAAGTCCCTCTCTCCGGAACACAAGGAGGCCCTGGATGCCCGGCTCCGGGACCTGAGCGACGGCACCCGTGCCACCGCCTTCCCCTGGAGGTACATCCAGGACGCGGTGGCCATGAGGCAGGCGCTGCGGCAGATGGTGGTGGATCCCTGA
- a CDS encoding cation:proton antiporter, with protein MTFALLMADPLSSTLGLLALLWLAAKVGGEAANRMKIPAVAGELAVGLGLAGLHRQFAAFPDVTANAAADLLANLGIVVLMFAVGLESTVPQMLRSGVASLRVALIGVAAPMALGLGGAVLLLPAGTPFAVALFIGACLCATSIGISAQVLRSMGAAKTAEGRIIVGAAVMDDILGLLVLVLVSGLVAASDGGGLPWGGLARTLALALGFLAVALTLGRFATPHLFRLANRFRSEQMLLPISLGFAFLLAYLGNLAGLASIVGAYAAGLILEPAHVRVLEERELHSLEDLVHPLVSVLAPLFFVLMGAKVDVGALFQPKTLLFAFALAALGALGKWVAGYGAGKGLRHSVIGWGMVPRGEVGLIFVAAGTQLMLNGSPLLSAPVQAAIVGAILLTTLAGPIGLARALRGMKPREAVGGGDQSL; from the coding sequence ATGACCTTCGCGCTGCTGATGGCTGATCCTCTTTCCTCCACCCTCGGGCTGCTGGCGCTGCTGTGGCTGGCGGCGAAGGTGGGCGGCGAGGCGGCGAACCGCATGAAGATCCCGGCGGTGGCGGGGGAACTGGCGGTGGGCCTCGGGTTGGCGGGCCTGCACCGGCAATTCGCAGCGTTCCCCGATGTCACCGCGAATGCAGCCGCGGACTTGCTGGCCAACCTGGGCATCGTGGTGCTGATGTTCGCGGTGGGGCTTGAAAGCACGGTGCCGCAGATGTTGAGGAGCGGCGTCGCGTCCTTGAGGGTGGCGCTCATCGGCGTGGCAGCGCCCATGGCCCTGGGCCTCGGCGGCGCCGTGCTGCTGCTCCCGGCGGGAACGCCATTCGCGGTGGCTCTTTTCATCGGCGCCTGCCTCTGCGCCACCAGCATCGGCATCAGCGCCCAGGTGCTCCGCTCGATGGGCGCTGCGAAAACCGCAGAAGGCCGCATCATCGTGGGCGCGGCGGTCATGGACGACATCCTGGGCCTGCTCGTGCTGGTGCTGGTGTCGGGCCTGGTGGCCGCCTCGGATGGCGGCGGCCTTCCATGGGGAGGACTGGCGCGCACGTTGGCCTTGGCCCTGGGATTTCTTGCGGTGGCGCTGACCCTCGGGCGCTTCGCCACGCCCCATCTCTTCCGCCTGGCCAACCGTTTCCGCAGCGAACAGATGCTATTGCCCATCAGCCTCGGCTTCGCGTTCCTGCTGGCCTACCTGGGCAATCTCGCGGGCCTCGCAAGCATCGTGGGCGCCTATGCGGCCGGGCTCATTCTGGAACCCGCGCATGTGAGGGTCCTCGAAGAACGCGAACTCCACAGCCTGGAGGACCTGGTGCATCCGCTCGTTTCGGTGTTGGCCCCGCTTTTCTTCGTGCTCATGGGCGCGAAGGTGGATGTCGGGGCGCTGTTCCAGCCGAAGACGCTGCTCTTCGCATTCGCCCTTGCAGCGCTCGGTGCGCTGGGGAAGTGGGTCGCGGGCTATGGCGCCGGAAAAGGCCTTCGCCATTCCGTCATCGGCTGGGGCATGGTGCCGCGGGGCGAAGTGGGCCTCATCTTCGTGGCCGCGGGGACGCAACTGATGCTCAACGGTTCACCCCTTTTGAGCGCTCCGGTCCAGGCCGCCATCGTAGGCGCCATCCTGCTCACCACGCTGGCCGGCCCCATCGGGTTAGCACGGGCGCTACGAGGAATGAAACCCCGCGAAGCGGTCGGTGGCGGCGACCAGAGCCTTTGA
- the hemW gene encoding radical SAM family heme chaperone HemW has protein sequence MPFCRDRCTYCSFATTRDESLQPATVARLVAQVRSWGSALERPKLDTLYLGGGTPSLLGLDELTALTKAIREAFDLSPLAEATLEANPGTVDLAWLQGAKALGWDRISLGVQTLDDGLLKRLGRIHDSSGALEALELARQAGFERRSGDLMVGIPGQDLSRVLEDARRMAATGLEHMSIYLLDLDKNCPLKADVDAGRLALPSEDEVATVFEALQVELPRLGLEPYEISNYAKPGAESRHNSRYWERRPYVGIGPSAASHLGEIRWTEAGNIPAWAEGRAGVDIQALDEAEALAEIPMLGLRLHRGVDWSALRAIAGMKNLLPLVDAWEAQLAPFERGGLVLREGAMARLSERGMLLSNGILSTFV, from the coding sequence GTGCCCTTCTGCCGGGACCGGTGCACCTATTGTTCCTTCGCCACCACGCGGGATGAATCCCTCCAGCCGGCCACCGTGGCGCGGCTCGTGGCGCAGGTCCGGAGCTGGGGCAGCGCCCTGGAACGCCCGAAGCTGGACACGCTTTATCTCGGAGGCGGAACCCCCTCGTTGCTGGGCCTGGATGAATTGACCGCGCTCACGAAGGCCATCCGGGAAGCCTTTGATCTCTCGCCCCTGGCTGAGGCCACGCTGGAAGCCAATCCGGGAACCGTGGATCTCGCCTGGCTGCAGGGGGCTAAGGCGCTTGGATGGGACCGCATCAGCCTGGGCGTGCAGACGCTGGACGATGGATTGTTGAAACGGCTGGGCCGGATCCACGACAGCAGCGGCGCCCTGGAAGCGCTGGAACTGGCGCGGCAGGCGGGCTTCGAGCGGCGGAGCGGAGATCTGATGGTGGGCATTCCTGGCCAGGATCTTTCCCGCGTGCTGGAGGACGCCCGCCGCATGGCAGCCACCGGCCTGGAACACATGAGCATCTATCTTCTGGACCTGGACAAGAACTGTCCCCTGAAGGCGGATGTGGACGCGGGGCGCCTGGCGTTGCCCTCGGAAGACGAGGTGGCCACCGTTTTCGAGGCCCTGCAGGTCGAATTGCCCCGGCTGGGGCTCGAGCCCTACGAGATCAGCAACTACGCGAAGCCGGGGGCTGAATCCAGACACAATTCGCGCTACTGGGAACGGCGGCCATACGTGGGCATCGGTCCCAGCGCGGCGTCCCACCTGGGCGAAATCCGATGGACCGAAGCAGGCAATATCCCCGCCTGGGCGGAGGGCCGGGCCGGTGTCGACATCCAGGCACTGGACGAGGCGGAAGCGCTGGCCGAGATTCCCATGCTGGGCCTCCGGCTGCACCGCGGCGTGGACTGGAGCGCCCTCCGCGCCATCGCGGGAATGAAGAACCTGTTGCCCCTGGTCGATGCATGGGAAGCCCAGTTGGCGCCCTTCGAACGGGGCGGCCTGGTCCTCCGCGAAGGTGCGATGGCGAGGCTTTCGGAACGGGGCATGCTGCTCAGCAATGGAATCCTTTCCACATTCGTATAA
- the gmhA gene encoding D-sedoheptulose 7-phosphate isomerase, whose protein sequence is MRSRLMQQVQDSTALRQGFFDAELDHVLAQADDMAERLRRGCKLLICGNGGSAADAQHLAAELSGRYLKERRALAGLALTTDTSALTAIGNDYGFDSVFSRQVEALARPGDLLIGISTSGNSANVIKAVESAKQLGVRTLGLLGRDGGALKSLVDDALVVPSTITARIQEVHQMVYHFWCEILDERFGR, encoded by the coding sequence ATGCGTTCCCGTCTCATGCAGCAAGTCCAGGATTCCACGGCCCTGCGGCAGGGCTTTTTCGATGCGGAGCTGGACCATGTCCTGGCCCAGGCCGACGATATGGCCGAGCGGCTGCGGCGGGGCTGCAAGCTGCTGATCTGCGGCAACGGCGGCAGTGCGGCGGACGCCCAGCACCTGGCGGCGGAGCTTTCGGGGCGGTATTTGAAGGAACGGCGGGCCCTGGCCGGCCTCGCCCTCACCACGGACACCTCGGCGCTCACGGCCATCGGCAACGACTACGGGTTCGATTCCGTGTTTTCGCGCCAGGTGGAGGCGCTCGCCCGGCCCGGGGATTTGCTCATCGGCATCTCCACCTCGGGCAACAGCGCCAATGTCATCAAGGCCGTGGAATCCGCCAAACAGTTGGGAGTCCGCACCCTGGGCCTGCTGGGCCGGGATGGCGGCGCCCTGAAAAGCCTCGTCGACGATGCCTTGGTGGTGCCCTCCACCATCACCGCGCGCATCCAGGAAGTCCATCAGATGGTGTACCACTTCTGGTGTGAGATTCTGGACGAGCGCTTCGGGCGGTGA
- a CDS encoding gamma carbonic anhydrase family protein, with amino-acid sequence MIRPFQGMAPKLGQRIFVAENALVLGDVEIGDDSSIWFNCVVRGDVNYVRIGARANIQDMCCIHVTNHRWPTIIGDEASVAHNVMLHGCTLEKGVLVGMSTTIMDGAVIGEGCLVAAGSLVREGFQAPPHTLVAGWPAVVKKDLSPEQRQLVAGIWPRYLRYKEAYFKDGWPVAQAPETANPQPGFQDGHPYP; translated from the coding sequence ATGATCCGTCCCTTCCAAGGCATGGCACCGAAACTCGGGCAGCGCATTTTCGTGGCGGAGAACGCGCTGGTGCTGGGCGACGTGGAGATTGGCGACGACAGCTCCATCTGGTTCAACTGCGTGGTGCGGGGGGATGTGAACTACGTGCGGATCGGCGCGCGCGCCAACATCCAGGACATGTGCTGCATCCATGTCACGAACCACCGGTGGCCGACGATCATCGGCGACGAGGCGAGCGTCGCCCACAATGTGATGCTCCACGGCTGCACCCTTGAAAAGGGCGTGCTGGTGGGCATGAGCACCACGATCATGGACGGCGCAGTGATCGGCGAAGGCTGCCTGGTGGCGGCCGGTTCGCTGGTGCGGGAGGGCTTCCAGGCGCCGCCCCATACCCTCGTCGCAGGCTGGCCGGCGGTCGTGAAAAAGGATCTCAGCCCGGAGCAACGCCAGCTTGTGGCGGGAATCTGGCCTCGCTACCTCCGTTACAAGGAAGCCTACTTCAAGGACGGCTGGCCCGTGGCCCAAGCGCCTGAAACCGCCAATCCGCAGCCAGGTTTCCAGGATGGGCACCCGTACCCCTGA